Proteins encoded in a region of the Phoenix dactylifera cultivar Barhee BC4 chromosome 3, palm_55x_up_171113_PBpolish2nd_filt_p, whole genome shotgun sequence genome:
- the LOC113460924 gene encoding uncharacterized protein LOC113460924, giving the protein MAKLLQHQQSDLAYQKKCSGCTCGFRQFFDFHQRLRIRKMLTDRNHGDGKSYAGIKTPKSFVPSTGKKHDALKSETNILIGNKGNTAKRRPGKGHMRALFSKKLARRQNQKREPPPVTPQLLRTVSIHHLECDDYVLPDEVTFDNEPSTIEFSSHESDSSAASKHVPLSPGGPDGPTFGKMSECRAMNTANHVDYNLVYELGDHSVEKQGRLIEKINEANESLSKQKHVDANGLGRDAIIQSRDFINLLELFRTDRELFPKLLEDQNFVRENFLWCHHSSSTKKLLTKSSSFPEAGLSGGKAGPSRLNHKWKESEFFVNQEKKSQLGNTPSISSTISKGATASKAGIKVDILKSESATMDGSGVGSSPEVLTSSTYELKSQRDHGTVLNHFKDLKQRTENVVNKNRKENHRISMDGILHRVPYGQKVTEDVMKEKLYRSASAGCDRDNPREKIDVSANRYLHQSIRRSRSLTESLDRYSHLLESISTKESKRLPGSLKSSNEDSGLQHRKTLKTSVRIFSNPEFFKSHSFSEDVHREVFHAESEVSATSFLDSDVAVNIRSFLGPESVGTLERTKQIKESDPTEHNVDINVSGITDGGLEHPLLMNKHDQSEIGKVSYPTEEDVSHIPLHERDIGISRQPKLISEHDHNEIQEISSLTSTPLHEQESGMEMDPTDKQIPISALDSFLEEDPVTPSKCLISEDPELEARSLHFKEQDDSPTPENPLDADVCSRSEIIEPSSGKIQIKDHTNVDAFHIQADKKDEAEFNYVRDVLKRSGFTGEEFLGTWYSPYPQVDPLPLGEVDGLPNELDIATYNRDMSPDHELLFDLINEVLLEIYEASSASIRWFSCFGSQVRPMRVVYDVVREVWANIAWHLSSKRQPNYTIESIMARDFAKNDGWLNLLWDAECVGIGLETLILDNLLDELILEIDGP; this is encoded by the exons CGTATCAGAAAGATGCTCACGGACCGTAACCATGGTGATGGCAAAAGTTATGCAG GAATTAAAACTCCGAAATCATTTGTTCCTTCAACTGGCAAGAAACATGACGCTTTGAAAAGTGAAACAAATATCCTG ATAGGAAACAAAGGCAACACTGCAAAAAGAAGGCCGGGCAAGGGCCACATGAGAGCTTTATTTTCCAAAAAATTGGCCAGGAGACAAAATCAGAAACGGGAACCACCACCTGTAACCCCACAGTTGCTGCGTACAGTTTCCATCCATCATTTAGAGTGCGACGATTACGTTCTTCCTGATGAAGTAACTTTTGACAATGAACCTTCAACAATTGAATTCAGttcacatgaatctgattcttcTGCAGCCAGCAAACATGTTCCACTGTCACCTGGTGGCCCCGATGGACCCACTTTTGGTAAAATGTCCGAGTGTAGGGCCATGAATACTGCAAATCATGTGGACTATAACCTTGTTTATGAGCTTGGAGATCATTCAGTAGAGAAGCAGGGAAGACTGATAGAAAAGATAAATGAAGCAAATGAATCCTTATCAAAGCAGAAGCATGTGGATGCCAATGGACTGGGAAGAGATGCAATTATCCAGTCAAGGGATTTCATCAATTTGCTGGAGTTATTCAGGACAGACAGGGAGTTATTTCCAAAATTACTTGAAGATCAAAACTTTGTCCGGGAAAATTTCTTATGGTGTCATCATAGTTCCAGTACAAAGAAATTATTAACCAAGTCTAGTTCATTCCCAGAAGCAGGCTTGTCAGGAGGGAAAGCCGGTCCATCCAGACTTAATCATAAGTGGAAGGAAAGTGAATTCTTTGTCAACCAAGAAAAGAAGTCCCAACTTGGGAATACACCTTCAATTTCAAGCACCATAAGTAAAGGTGCTACGGCATCAAAGGCTGGTATCAAAGTTGATATTCTAAAATCAGAATCTGCAACTATGGATGGTTctggggttggttctagtcctGAGGTTTTAACCAGTTCTACTTATGAACTGAAAAGCCAGAGGGATCATGGGACTGTTTTaaatcattttaaggaccttaAACAGAGAACAGAAAATGTGGTAAACAAGAATAGGAAGGAGAATCATCGGATTTCCATGGATGGAATTCTCCACAGAGTCCCTTATGGACAGAAGGTAACTGAGGATGTGATGAAAGAAAAGTTGTATCGGTCTGCCTCAGCTGGATGTGacagagacaacccaagagaaaAGATTGACGTTTCTGCTAACAGGTATCTGCATCAAAGTATTCGAAGGTCTCGTTCTCTTACTGAATCTCTGGACAGGTATTCTCATTTGCTTGAGTCCATTTCAACCAAAGAATCCAAAAGGTTGCCTGGGAGCTTGAAGTCAAGCAATGAAGACAGTGGTTTGCAGCATAGGAAGACCCTGAAAACCTCTGTTAGAATTTTTTCTAATCCTGAATTTTTTAAGTCACATTCGTTTAGTGAAGATGTGCACAGGGAAGTATTTCATGCAGAATCAGAGGTATCAGCTACTAGTTTTCTGGATAGTGATGTGGCAGTTAATATCCGTAGTTTTCTTGGGCCAGAGTCTGTGGGTACCCTTGAGCGCACAAAGCAGATCAAGGAATCAGATCCTACAGAACATAATGTAGATATAAATGTTAGTGGGATAACAGATGGAGGTCTAGAACATCCTTTATTAATGAACAAGCATGACCAAAGTGAAATAGGTAAGGTTTCATATCCAACTGAGGAGGACGTTAGCCATATTCCTCTGCATGAGCGAGATATTGGAATTTCTAGGCAGCCAAAGTTAATTAGTGAGCATGATCacaatgaaatacaagagatatcATCTTTAACCTCCACTCCGCTGCATGAGCAGGAGAGTGGAATGGAAATGGACCCAACCGATAAACAAATTCCAATCTCTGCTCTTGACTCATTTTTGGAAGAGGATCCTGTAACTCCATCAAAGTGCTTAATTTCAGAAG ATCCTGAGCTGGAGGCTAGAAGCCTCCACTTCAAGGAACAGGATGATTCGCCCACTCCAGAGAATCCATTGGACGCTGATGTCTGTAGCCGGTCGGAAATTATTGAACCTAGTTCTGGTAAGATACAGATAAAGGACCATACCAATGTTGATGCTTTTCACATTCAAGCGGATAAAAAGGATGAGGCCGAGTTCAATTATGTGAGGGATGTATTGAAGAGATCTGGTTTCACTGGTGAGGAGTTTCTTGGAACATGGTACTCTCCCTACCCACAAGTGGACCCCTTGCCTCTTGGAGAAGTGGATGGCCTACCTAATGAACTTGACATTGCAACATATAACCGTGATATGTCTCCAGATCACGAGCTTCTGTTTGATCTAATCAATGAAGTTTTATTGGAGATATATGAAGCATCATCTGCTAGCATCCGCTGGTTCTCGTGCTTTGGTTCTCAAGTTAGACCGATGCGTGTGGTATACGATGTCGTTAGGGAGGTGTGGGCAAATATTGCCTGGCATCTTAGCTCAAAAAGACAGCCAAATTACACCATTGAAAGTATAATGGCTCGAGATTTTGCAAAGAATGATGGATGGTTGAACCTCCTGTGGGATGCAGAGTGTGTAGGCATTGGGTTGGAGACTCTGATATTGGATAACTTGCTAGATGAGCTAATACTTGAGATTGATGGTCCCTAA